ataaaacttttattgtaCGCTACgtataatgataattcaatacgatttttatacataacctataatttattttctaatattcatagataattcaaaaagttaatttatacgatgtaaaaatttgaatattaaattaattttttaagtatgatgatatatgtaaaatatattattaagaattgaataatttagctattaaataataatatgaaacaatgataaatcaaatttttcaaaaatttttttcttatttaatgaaatttgtttaaatatctaacatttttgtaatataaattttataaaaattttatatattttatatattttacatatatttttatatatttttatatattttatatatatattatatatattttataaaaatgaatgaattaaatgaatttattcttagataattatttatatagaattttttcaaatacataatagatatatcatatatatgtatcaatataatgattaatataattatcttataatgaatatttttataacaattgttATCTATCtagtattattttgttattaacacTAATTAAACTTATACTTGAtgcaaaaattgtaattatatttcattataaatcttatagattgtgagagaaaaaattaatcaacctAAAGATGCAATGACAAAATCCTGCGAAGTCGATCTTGTTACCGAATGGGATCAAAATgtcgagaaattattaatggaaggaatatcttctaaatttcCGGATCATAAGtacgttttataatatataaatcatttaattattttatcttttatttcatttttttcaaaaaaaaattaaataaataaatattgtttacatatatatatgttatatagtattatatatatttcaaactattcgaatattgaaaaatgtttacaatataaattatacaaattataatataaatattaatattttttaaattcttaaataattaaattctaaatttaattatttaatttaattgttaatcatttaattctttatattttaatattatattaatatatttatttttaaaatacatgtgtcaaatttaattgagattaatatttagattttttttataaaaattattacaatattatacaattatattatattatattatattatataattatacaatagtattataatgtattataatttaaatgtattatactataaataattactatatactaataataaatatactataaataatttctaaatatgatttaaaatttatatattgtaaagaaataaagaaaaaaaaataaagaataataataataataataatatttttagcaatttttttttatatttttttatattgtctataaaataaatttacattatattacttataaaacaaattgcagtccaattgaaatttagtatcatataaatgaataacttaatatagaatttatttgatcaaaaattGCTTAGTATgaacgtttaataaatatatattattttaacaaaatatattaaaatgataaataatttatattgatttaatattaataacaacgttgattttaatataatgaaataagagatatcaatttcataattttcagatAACGATTTAAGAGTTtagtagaaaattaataaattatattatgtaataaaataattttttatttaatattcataaattcgtaaaatcttttttcttttgtaattgtcctattttaatatttattcaaaatcaataaacacattataatattaaaataatttccaatattatattgatatctttttgatattttatttgatttatattaataatatatatataagagatcttatttaatcaatttagaaaattattattgaatttttcactaGAGAACTGATTtcgtttaaaatgattattcgataataatttttattttcaatctattcattaataaaaataattttcgataattaaaatatataatattttttttttaattttattcttaaactcgtatctttcatattaattttatattcttcttttgaatttctatttctttataattacttCTTTCCattaggttttttttttttgagataattattattataactaatatgtacataattttaattataaatgaatattcaaaagagttgtaaaagaaaacaatttgtattaaaaatatatttttagttatttccTTCTAATTCTCTGTTTTTTCCTTCATTTAAGGTGGTTAATCGAGTTTTCCATCAATTCATTTCTTGctttatttcaatcatttcatAATTAGAAAGCATTTCGTTACATAGAATTTCATAGTTTAtagatctatttattatatagaattttattatttatttattttatcatttataattttgtaataaaactgtaattatttgattacagTGACACACTATgtatttttaactaaaaaaaaaagagaaaaaagaaaaagaaagaaaggaatatcCATAAACAACATCACAAGtaatcaatatcaaattttcgattaattttttttatttcaaatttattttccattaagagaatattaaatttaatagatttatatttgatcTAATGAATCATTCAGtatgctatatttttttaagctcGTTATGTTTGGATTATATTGTCAGTCACGAAAAGCCTCGTTAGATACACAAAACTTTccattctaaataaaatagtttctttgattttttaaagaataaaaatacataattttattcaaaataagttatttttaatttaaaaaacttaaaaaaaaacaaaaaatatatttgcatttaattttatatgaaaattaaaaattataaattataaatgtttttgtaagttttattttaattgtttaatttagaaaattaaacaaattttacaaattttatagttgacaatacttataaaaaaatttaatgatgaaaAGATCGATtgttactataaatatattataaattatagaaatattatagaataaattataaaataataggaaggatatatatatttacagattTATTGGCGAAGAAGCTAGTTCACTTGGTAGTAAAATAGAACTTACAGAAGCACCGACATGGATCATTGATCCAATCGATGGCACAATGAATTTCGTGCATGGTTTGCCTCATACTTGTATATCAATTGcattacttattaataaaattatcgaaattggtGTAGTTTATAATCCAATTTTGGATCAACTTTTTACTGCCCGTAAGGGTCAAGGTGCATTCCTAAATGGACGTCCTCTTCATGTCTCTGGACAGAAaggtataaaaattcttgtattataaatataaataattataaatatttagaaatcattttaattttatatcttaaatttaaaaaaaatatgaattaattaagaatgtgtttgattattttaaatatatttattttattgtaaaaatatataaatatattttcaaaattattattaaattaaatattttttcatagaatTACGTAAAGCTCTTATAATGATGGAAATGGGTACAAGTAGAGATccagaaaaaatgaaaattgtattggaaaatgcaaatattcttGCTCCACACGTTCATGGGTAAGATACTTTTagttaatagatttttttttttttaatttaaatttataattttgtttaaaatgcctattatattactttatattaggATACGAGCTTTGGGATCTGCGGCTTTAAATATGTGTATGGTTGCTTTGGGTGGAGCggatatttctttcgaatttggTATTCATGCATGGGATGTCGCAGCTGGTGATATCATTGTAAGAGAAGCTGGTGGAGTATGCATAGATCCAGcaggtaatttttataatatttttaaattaataatttatattttttaaaatattattctaaaacatttttttgaaattagaatattcagtaagaaattcgtttttaatattattttaatattaaaactttgcGCTCCAACGGTGACTCTCGGTCATCTAACTTGAGTTAATGCCAGCGGTGACTTTCCGACATTATTTGGATTCATACAGCAACTTGAATGgcgacaatatttatttatgtttttatgatttttttagaatatcgttttataaatagattcctaagttttttatgtataatcttataaaatgtaaaatgtaaaataatatattgttaaatgacTAGATTTTTCATCTCAAATTAGACCGTGATCGCGGATCAGACGACATTTTCGGCGTAGTTTGAATTTGACATTCGtggcaatattattttcaaagtttttgaattttggaaGCATGAAATaagttaatgaaattaattcaagtGAAAATGAGtttgattttttgttattgaatGACGAAATTACttctattcataaaaaaattgacgatAGAGAAAATCAtgataaatatggaaataaaataagagcTATAAGAAGgcgaaaataagaataatagataGTGAATATGAAAGCAATAATTGAAGTGAAGATATTGcagaagatatataaaattctaaatgaatattaatataatatgcacAGAATGGGAAAATATACCgcgaagaatataatttgtatccaACGAAAAATCCGCaagtatctttaaataaatcaatcattagattttttttaaaattacttcttACTAATGaacttattaatgaaatagtgCATAGAGcaaataattatgcaataaaaaaattagaaagaaaagtattatTGCTCTACTTGTCCTGACAAACCGAGAATCTTGGtaattgtttcataaaatattacacaaaataacatataaactttaatattcaatattttttttctttatatgtaaaaatatataaaatattaaaatataaaaattttatgtattaatttgtGTGTGAAATCATAAACTAATTCTAAGAAATTCCATCGAATACATTAAACACACCGAACGCGCGGTTCAAATTGTTTGGAATTGCTAATCGATCGAGCAAAACAGGCCTGGAGTATAAAcggttaaatattatttaattcaaataatgtattaaaacttatagtttttataactctatttttttttctacaagtatattttatttctaggtGGGCCATTTGACGTCATGAGCAGAAGAGTTTTGTGTGCATCAACAATGGAATTAGCACAAAAATTAGCTAAAATATTAGTTCAGTATTATCCCGaacgagattaaaaattatcaaatacgtatatagaaaatcataaaaaaatatcttcaaaaagAGGCCTTGTTAAATGCATGAATATCATACATAttgatgtatataaaaatctatatttctttttttgaatatgatttaatttcgatcataatatcaatcaatatcgatcaataataaattctgatATTCTTGCTTTgagaatattaaagatttataaatcaaaatagatACAAACGTTTgagaaattatatctatttattaaattatttacatgaaaattttaaataaaattcacaatgTATAGaagatgattttaaatttatatttgtattataatacacATTTATATGTGACAAGCAGTGACGATACTATATAATGAAATcggagaatatatatatatatatatatatacatacatacatatatacatatacatatgtgcaaatgtaatatgatttttattaaaatataaatttaactgatataaaaatgtatgatttattccatattattttatatattttataaataacttatttgTTGCATTGAACaacatatttccttttttagtaatttaaaagctgaaaattgtaaatattattattatgcttgtttaatattatttatacttttgataatttttaaaattgaatcattttttatatatgtataaatacttTACCTTTAAATACTtacagttttattaatttcaatgaaatttcatgACAAACCTTCCTTttgatataaatctatattatatatttggtgATCCTCTCTGTGATAGGCATCATTTTAATACAGTTGTCAAGCTGCTTGTGGTCGAGAGAATCTCGCCCCGTTTTCCTTCATCTCTTCCATTGCCTCCCCTCCACACAGGGAGGGCTACAAGTGAAACATTACCAAATAGCCAATTAGAAAACTATGAATTAGTTTAAgttttttatgtattcattttatttctgtatTGAAATGTATCCATAACATCTAGTTTcccctttttattatttgaatttagcaaaattttttcaatgcttcttataaaaaaaaattaaaatattttattcaattttaatatctaacttattattcattattattaagaatataattttatagttatgtattaaaatattgatttaataatttatatcatataatttaaatataatatagtaaaataaaattgattttctaaacAGTAAGGCATAAAAGatgataattagaaattgattttattttacggTACAATTATGCACGTTTTGATTTGTAATCT
This genomic interval from Apis mellifera strain DH4 linkage group LG7, Amel_HAv3.1, whole genome shotgun sequence contains the following:
- the LOC409693 gene encoding inositol monophosphatase 1, which translates into the protein MSNTDKYYTVVLRLVLEAGSIVREKINQPKDAMTKSCEVDLVTEWDQNVEKLLMEGISSKFPDHKFIGEEASSLGSKIELTEAPTWIIDPIDGTMNFVHGLPHTCISIALLINKIIEIGVVYNPILDQLFTARKGQGAFLNGRPLHVSGQKELRKALIMMEMGTSRDPEKMKIVLENANILAPHVHGIRALGSAALNMCMVALGGADISFEFGIHAWDVAAGDIIVREAGGVCIDPAGGPFDVMSRRVLCASTMELAQKLAKILVQYYPERD